TGGATCTTTACAGAAGGTACGCAGGTGATCTTGGGATAACCCTAAAGTGGGTTTCCCAGAGGTTTTAAATATCCCCACCAATTATCCTCGGCACATTCTTCTCGAAGGGAGGGTAGATTATTCCCTTCTCAGTTATGAGGGCTGTCACGTACTTAGGCGGCGTTACGTCAAAGACTGGGTTGAAGACCCTAACGTTATCAAGGGTTATGGGGACGCCCCTTATCTTCCTAACCTCATCCGGATCCCTCTCCTCAATCTTAACATCATCAACACTACTCCTCAGGTCGAAGGTTGATGATGGAGCCACTGCGTAGAATGGTATACCCAGTTCATGGGCTATCACGGCCTCCTTAAACGTACCAATCTTATTAAACACATGACCATCCCTCAGTATCCTGTCTGCACCAACCATCACGCTACTGACCATGCCCTTGTACATGACGTAGCCGACCGCCGTGTCCGTGATCAGGGTAACGGGTATACCATCAGCCATTAATTCATAGACCGTTAGCCTGGCTCCCTGAAGCCATGGCCTAGTCTCGGGCGCTATTACGGATACCCTAATGCCCAGTGCGTGGGCAACCCTCACGGGCGCGGTTGCTGTGCCTATACCAGTCCCAGTGGCCAGTCCACCTGCGTTGCACTGGGTTAGTATTGTATCGCCGTCGTTGATCTTCTCCAGCCCGTAAAGCCCCATCTTAAGCTCGGCCTCGAACTCCTCATCAAATATCCTATTAGCCTCAACCTTAAGCACCTCAACCAACTCCTTAACGCTCCTCACCTCACCATCATGCACCGCCTTCTCGGCCCTCAGGAGCATCCTGTTAGTGGCCCAGAAGAGGTTTTGGGCCGTGGGCCTTGCCCTGTTAAGTACATCCCTAGCCCTGCCCAGCTCCTTAATCGCCTCATCAAGCGTTGATGCCCTTCCGTGAGCCACGGCAAGCACCATGCCGTAAGCCGCGGTAATCCCTATTGCAGGGGCACCCCTGACTATCATTTCCCTAATGGCGTTTGCAGTGGAGTCCGGGTCCCTAATCTCAACATAGACTTCCTCAAAGGGTAGCTTCCTCTGGTCAAGCAGTAATAATGTATTGTCCTCGTCCCTCCATATTATTGGTTTCATTTTTAACTTTGGTCGTATTATTTGCTTTAACTCTTCAATACTAATCTTCATAATGAAGGGAGGGACCACCACTGAATTTAAAGGTTTCCCCTAACTCACCATTTATGCTCAAGGTACTTCTCCCTAAGGTACTGAAGCAAGTAGCTGGGGTTGTACGTGTCGTTAAACGACCTCATTAGCAACTCCTTAGGTGGGTATATGGCACCATACTTATGAATCCTCTCCCTAAGGATCTCCTTAATTTCCCCGAACCTTCTCCCACGTATCATGTCCCTGAGCCCAGGTAATTTCACGTATATCATGCCAGCCACGACATTGCCCAGCGTGTACGTGGGGAAGTAGCCAAAGGATCCCTGGCTCCAGTGAATATCCTGAAGCACACCCTCAGAGTCGCTCCTGGGCCTAACCCCTAGGTACTTATCCATGTAGTCATCCCAGAGGGCTGGTAGGTCATCAACACCAAGCTTACCAGCTATAACACCCTTCTCAATTTCATACCTAAGCGCAATATGGAAGTTGTAAGTAACCTCGTCGGCATCAACCCTAATGAGGCTTGGCCTCACAATATTAAAGTACCTGTAAATATCATCCTCGCTATAGCCCGTTAGGAAGGGTAGCTCACTCCTGAGTATTGGGTACACTATCCTTACGAACTCCCTAGACCTACCAATAATATTCTCCCAAAACCTAGATTGGCTCTCGTGAATACCCATGGAGACCCCACGACCCACTGGCGTCCCCTCAAGGGCTGGGTCCAGATTCAACTCATAGATTGCATGCCCACTTTCGTGTATTACTGAGAACATGGTGGATCTAAAGTCCCTCCCCTCGTACCTCGTGGTTATCCTTACGTCATTGATGGACATTCCTATGGTAAATGGGTGGGCCGAGACGTCCATCCTAAACCGCGTACCCACGGGCATTTCAAGTATTTTGAGCAACTCCTCATTAACCCTCCTCATGCTATTCACATCGTACTCCACATCCTCGAGCGCGTGCTTGCTTGGGAAGTAACCCTCACTCATTACCTTGTCCAATATGGACTTCAGGTTCGGTATTAACTCGTTAAATACTGCGTCAGCGTCGTTAACCGTGAACCCCTCCTCGTAGAGATCCAGGAGTGCATTGTATGGGTGCCCCTCATAACCAAGCTTTTCCGCAATTACCCTCTCCAGCTCGATAATCTTTGCTAGGTATGGTTTGAACTTGCTATAATTACTCTCACGCCTCGCCTCCCTCCAGACCACGGCTGCCTTCGTGGTGGTTTTGTTCAATTCCTCAATAACCTCAGGGGGCACGGCGGTGTAGTACTTAAGCTCCCTCCTCAGCACCCTAACAACGCCTTTCCCAAAATCATCAAGGCTGCCGGACTCGGCAACCCTATCCACAAGGTCCTTAAGCCTCAATAGTCTCTCCCTACGGATCAACGCCAACTGAGCCAATGCCTCACCCCTGGCCGAGGAGCCCTCCGTGGGCATGTTAACCTCGAGATCCCACTCAAGGAGTGATGTGGCGTGGTCCAAGGCCCATATTGACCTGTACTCCCTGAGTAATTCATTCAGCGACACACAGCAGTGAGTAATTAACCCTTAAGTGTTTTATCGCCACGAAGTATACTTATCAAGAGGTAGTAAAGCCTAGTGATGGTCTTCAGCTTACTGAGGGATGTGCTCCCAATACCCAGCTCCCTCCTGACCATGCTTATGAAGGATCCACAATCAGCCTCGCCAATGTTTAGTGATGCACAGACACAGGACCAATTATCGCACTTAAGCACAGCGCTCAACACCCTACTCATAACCTCATCATTCGCCTTACTCATTAGGGCCATTAATGAGTTTATTAATTCGTCAAGGGCCCCGTAAATGGCCCCCTCAATCACAGTCCTCAACTCCTCCGTGGTTAGCACAACCGCATCCTCCAGGTTTATTACCGAAACGCCCAATTCCTCGGCGAGTGCCCTGCTCGAGTCATTGCTGAACCCCCTGGCTATGACCATGGGCTTAGCATTAAGGACCCTCGCATTAATGTATGCCTGCCTTACACCACTGACATCCACCTTGCCCGACTTCACCTCAACCGCGTACTTATTACCTGCGGAGTCCTCGGCTATCAAGTCCACCTCCCCCACCTCCACACCATTAACCATCACCTTGGCCCTCCTGTTAAGGATCCTAAACCCCAACTTACTAAGTAGCTCTGCCACGTAGTCCTCAAACCTCATACCCACATTACCCACATTAATCACTAAATCACGGGTGCGCGGGTTAATTAACTTTTTATTATATTTAGGGGGATTATCCCTGGTTGATGAGGGTTTGCAGCACTGACTGGGTGAGGAGACCGCTGAAGACTGATTACAGTTTTAACTCGGAAACTGGGTTTTGAAGGGCCGCCATCACGGCCTCCCTAAGCCTCTGGTACTGATTAAGGGAGTTGCTAATCATGCTGTTTATCTCATCGGTTGTGAAGGCCCCCGTGACCTTCTGAATGGCCACTATGTTACTACCCGAGATCCCAATAACGTAGATTCCATCCGATAATTCCTCCTCCTCCCTCGTGGGATCCACTATGAGCATGTTCTCCATCTTGGCATGGGTTATTGTTAGGGGCATCCTATCCATGTTCACCTTCAATGGTGACCTGGAGGTCCTATCTATCCTTAATATGTTCCCAGAGGGATCCAACTCCACCTTGGGTAATGACGTACTTGCCAGGGCGGTCACCGCGGCTATTGTGGAGGCATCGATGATGTTACCATCGTGATTAAGCACGTATAGATCAACCCAGAGGAACCAGGCGTGCTTACCCGTAACTATTGATAGGGATTTAAAGTCTATGAAGCCGCTGTGCCTAATGGCCCTATCCACAACCCTCGCCATCTCCACCGCATTCTCATCAGGCGGGCCTGGCTCAACATCCGGTGATGCGGTGGGTGAGATCTCCAGGTTAACAATCAATGCGCCCTCATCTGGGGTGTCCTCAAAGGGCTTCCCCACATCAACCTTAACGCCGGCCATGACCTTAGTGTCCCCGAGGGATACCAGGGAGCTCCCATCAGCGGTTCTTAGGACACCCACCCTAATGCTTAAGTTCCTGTAGGCATTCAGTGGCCTATTGTCAATCCTAACGCCCTGGGTTGCCATCTTCCTCAGAGCCTCCTGCTTAAGCTTTGGTATTACCTCCCTACCCTGCGTAACACTGAGCATTGCCCAGTCATTAACATTCCTGTTTTAAAATAATTACTGAGGTTGGGGTGGTTTTAGATAAACGTCACCGTGGACTCCACATACTTACTCTTCAGGGTCTCCTTCTGAAGCCTGTATATCTCCCCAGCGGCTTTGAAGGCCATATCCAATGCCTGGCTCACCTCGCTGGGCGTCCACTCACCATCGGCCTGCATTAGGGTTATTAATTTCCTGCCGTAAACAATGGCAAGGGGCATATCACCCTCTCCGTAATTATCCTCCAGTTGGTTTAGGTCAACGACTATGGTGCCCATGACCTTACCCACGGAGACCCCAGTCACCAGGTCCCTCATGGGTATCCCAGCATCCGCCAACGCCAGCGATGCGGCCGTTATCCCAGTGACCCTGGTGCTACCATCGGCCTGGAGAACCTCTATGTAGACATCAATGGCTGTCCTTGGGAACCTCTCGAGGAGGACCACGGGCTCCAGGGCTGTCCTTATCACCTTGGAGATCTCAATCTCACGCCTTGTAGGTGTGGGGCTCTTCCTACCCTCTGAGGTGCTGAATGGGGCCATGTGATACCTAACCCTCAGTATGGCCCTATCAGGCAGTTCCAGGTGTTTCTGGGTTACCTCCCTAGGGCCATAAACAGCCGCCAGTATGACCGTGTTTCCGTAAGCCACCAGGGCGCTGCCCGTGGCATTACTGAGCACGCCAACCTCCATCCTCACGGGCCTATGCTCATTGGGTAACCTACCATCACTCCTCCTGCCATTGACCAGCAACGGCACTGGGGGTTGCTTACCCATTAATGACTGGGTGTTAGGAAGTATTTTTAAATAATTCATACTCTGTACTAATTGTATGGTCGTGATTAGGGAGGCCAGGGAATCCGATGTTGAGAAGCTCGTGGATCTGGTGGTTAGGTTAAAGAGATTGAATGGGGAGTTCGACCCATTATTCGGGGCCAGGAATGACTGCGCAGAGAGGGCCAGGGAGTACCTAAGCGAGGCCATTCATAATGCAGATAAGCACCTGGTACTGGTGGCTGAGGATAACGGCAAGATAGTGGGTGTTTTAAAGG
This is a stretch of genomic DNA from Vulcanisaeta thermophila. It encodes these proteins:
- a CDS encoding S-methyl-5-thioribose-1-phosphate isomerase, which produces MKISIEELKQIIRPKLKMKPIIWRDEDNTLLLLDQRKLPFEEVYVEIRDPDSTANAIREMIVRGAPAIGITAAYGMVLAVAHGRASTLDEAIKELGRARDVLNRARPTAQNLFWATNRMLLRAEKAVHDGEVRSVKELVEVLKVEANRIFDEEFEAELKMGLYGLEKINDGDTILTQCNAGGLATGTGIGTATAPVRVAHALGIRVSVIAPETRPWLQGARLTVYELMADGIPVTLITDTAVGYVMYKGMVSSVMVGADRILRDGHVFNKIGTFKEAVIAHELGIPFYAVAPSSTFDLRSSVDDVKIEERDPDEVRKIRGVPITLDNVRVFNPVFDVTPPKYVTALITEKGIIYPPFEKNVPRIIGGDI
- a CDS encoding carboxypeptidase M32, which produces MSLNELLREYRSIWALDHATSLLEWDLEVNMPTEGSSARGEALAQLALIRRERLLRLKDLVDRVAESGSLDDFGKGVVRVLRRELKYYTAVPPEVIEELNKTTTKAAVVWREARRESNYSKFKPYLAKIIELERVIAEKLGYEGHPYNALLDLYEEGFTVNDADAVFNELIPNLKSILDKVMSEGYFPSKHALEDVEYDVNSMRRVNEELLKILEMPVGTRFRMDVSAHPFTIGMSINDVRITTRYEGRDFRSTMFSVIHESGHAIYELNLDPALEGTPVGRGVSMGIHESQSRFWENIIGRSREFVRIVYPILRSELPFLTGYSEDDIYRYFNIVRPSLIRVDADEVTYNFHIALRYEIEKGVIAGKLGVDDLPALWDDYMDKYLGVRPRSDSEGVLQDIHWSQGSFGYFPTYTLGNVVAGMIYVKLPGLRDMIRGRRFGEIKEILRERIHKYGAIYPPKELLMRSFNDTYNPSYLLQYLREKYLEHKW
- a CDS encoding YraN family protein, whose amino-acid sequence is MINVGNVGMRFEDYVAELLSKLGFRILNRRAKVMVNGVEVGEVDLIAEDSAGNKYAVEVKSGKVDVSGVRQAYINARVLNAKPMVIARGFSNDSSRALAEELGVSVINLEDAVVLTTEELRTVIEGAIYGALDELINSLMALMSKANDEVMSRVLSAVLKCDNWSCVCASLNIGEADCGSFISMVRRELGIGSTSLSKLKTITRLYYLLISILRGDKTLKG
- the rrp42 gene encoding exosome complex protein Rrp42 — protein: MLSVTQGREVIPKLKQEALRKMATQGVRIDNRPLNAYRNLSIRVGVLRTADGSSLVSLGDTKVMAGVKVDVGKPFEDTPDEGALIVNLEISPTASPDVEPGPPDENAVEMARVVDRAIRHSGFIDFKSLSIVTGKHAWFLWVDLYVLNHDGNIIDASTIAAVTALASTSLPKVELDPSGNILRIDRTSRSPLKVNMDRMPLTITHAKMENMLIVDPTREEEELSDGIYVIGISGSNIVAIQKVTGAFTTDEINSMISNSLNQYQRLREAVMAALQNPVSELKL
- the rrp41 gene encoding exosome complex exonuclease Rrp41, with amino-acid sequence MGKQPPVPLLVNGRRSDGRLPNEHRPVRMEVGVLSNATGSALVAYGNTVILAAVYGPREVTQKHLELPDRAILRVRYHMAPFSTSEGRKSPTPTRREIEISKVIRTALEPVVLLERFPRTAIDVYIEVLQADGSTRVTGITAASLALADAGIPMRDLVTGVSVGKVMGTIVVDLNQLEDNYGEGDMPLAIVYGRKLITLMQADGEWTPSEVSQALDMAFKAAGEIYRLQKETLKSKYVESTVTFI